Proteins encoded together in one uncultured Sphaerochaeta sp. window:
- a CDS encoding sodium-translocating pyrophosphatase, whose amino-acid sequence MIGFIIIAAIAALAFAAINYYGVKRKDSGTPEMQQIAAAIQEGAKAFLVLEYSVIVKVVILIAILLGIVVSPSSAIAFIFGALMSASAGWIGMNIATISNVRVSNEARNTRNLGKTLRVAFRGGSVMGLSVGGFALLGLAIVYLVFGVLLKQVAPENLRFHTNWLGISDIPFTMTISAYALGCSIIAMFNRVGGGIYTKAADMGADLVGKTEAGIPEDDPRNPATIADNVGDNVGDVAGLGSDLLESYVGALVSAMILAAYIYFSRGGIDASLVAKLIYVPLLVAAVGIISSMVGILYLLVKKVSSNPHKELNAATFVGAGLTVISSGFISYFVFNGEALHTIGFALGAFSPWVCAVLGIVSGIVIGQIAEYYTSYDFKPTQKIAASSAEGAALTITEGMSVGMISVIGPVIILGVAIIAANITAGLYGVAMAAIGMLSFVTVTVSVDTYGPIADNAGGISEMAKLHPDVRGITDELDAVGNTTAAIGKGFAIGSATLAALSLFSSYLYAQAGEHAVHGADMILNMVNPLTLVGALVGGALPYLFSGILIRAVANAARKMVQEVRRQFKADPGIILGTSLPDYKTCISISSAGALSEMKSPALIAVLTPLFTGFLFGAEFVGGLLIGTTLSSVMLALYTANAGGAWDNGKKYVENGHFGGKGSDAHKAAVVGDTVGDPLKDTVGPSLDILIKIMAIVSLIAVSIFSKYNLFSLLMN is encoded by the coding sequence ATGATTGGATTTATTATCATTGCAGCTATTGCTGCTTTAGCCTTTGCCGCAATCAACTATTATGGGGTGAAGAGAAAGGATTCAGGAACACCAGAAATGCAGCAAATTGCTGCTGCTATTCAGGAAGGGGCAAAAGCTTTCTTGGTGCTTGAATACTCCGTTATTGTAAAAGTTGTGATTCTTATTGCGATCTTACTGGGTATTGTTGTATCCCCCAGTAGTGCCATAGCGTTTATATTTGGAGCTTTAATGAGTGCCAGTGCAGGATGGATTGGAATGAATATCGCGACAATCAGTAATGTACGCGTCTCTAATGAAGCTCGTAATACGAGAAATTTGGGGAAAACATTACGTGTGGCTTTTAGAGGGGGGTCTGTTATGGGACTCTCTGTTGGGGGTTTTGCCCTTCTTGGACTCGCCATTGTCTATCTGGTATTCGGGGTTCTTTTAAAACAGGTCGCTCCTGAAAATCTTAGATTCCATACCAACTGGCTTGGTATTAGCGATATTCCCTTCACGATGACCATAAGTGCCTATGCTTTAGGTTGTTCTATCATTGCTATGTTTAACCGTGTTGGAGGTGGAATCTATACGAAGGCTGCCGATATGGGAGCTGACTTAGTCGGAAAAACTGAAGCAGGAATACCTGAAGATGATCCAAGAAACCCAGCAACTATTGCTGATAACGTTGGAGACAACGTTGGAGATGTGGCTGGTCTTGGTTCTGACTTGCTGGAAAGTTATGTAGGAGCATTGGTATCAGCGATGATACTTGCTGCATATATCTATTTTTCTCGGGGAGGGATAGATGCCAGTCTTGTTGCTAAACTTATCTATGTCCCCCTCCTTGTTGCTGCTGTTGGTATTATCTCTTCAATGGTGGGAATTCTTTACTTACTGGTAAAAAAAGTGTCCTCCAACCCACATAAGGAACTGAATGCTGCAACATTTGTTGGTGCAGGATTAACCGTAATATCTTCTGGTTTTATCTCATATTTCGTATTTAACGGCGAAGCCTTGCATACCATAGGATTTGCGCTTGGTGCATTTTCTCCTTGGGTATGCGCTGTTCTTGGTATTGTAAGTGGCATTGTGATTGGGCAAATCGCTGAGTACTATACCAGTTATGATTTCAAGCCAACACAGAAGATAGCAGCAAGCAGCGCGGAAGGCGCAGCCCTTACCATTACCGAAGGAATGAGTGTTGGCATGATCTCAGTAATTGGTCCGGTTATCATCCTAGGAGTTGCAATTATTGCTGCAAATATTACTGCTGGCCTGTATGGCGTAGCCATGGCTGCTATCGGCATGCTCAGCTTTGTAACGGTTACCGTGTCTGTTGATACGTACGGACCGATTGCTGACAACGCTGGTGGTATCAGTGAGATGGCAAAACTGCATCCTGATGTTCGTGGCATTACTGATGAGTTGGATGCTGTGGGAAATACCACAGCAGCGATTGGAAAAGGATTTGCTATCGGTTCTGCAACCCTTGCCGCTCTTTCTCTCTTTTCTTCGTATTTATATGCACAAGCCGGTGAACACGCTGTGCATGGTGCAGATATGATTTTAAATATGGTAAACCCTCTTACACTCGTAGGGGCATTAGTCGGAGGAGCACTTCCCTATCTATTTAGCGGAATATTGATAAGAGCCGTTGCGAATGCTGCACGTAAGATGGTCCAAGAGGTAAGAAGGCAGTTCAAGGCAGATCCTGGCATTATATTAGGAACAAGTCTTCCTGATTATAAGACGTGTATCAGCATAAGTAGTGCAGGCGCTCTATCTGAAATGAAGAGCCCTGCTCTTATTGCCGTTCTCACTCCCCTTTTCACTGGTTTTCTCTTTGGCGCAGAATTTGTGGGAGGGTTATTGATTGGAACAACACTGTCTTCAGTTATGCTCGCACTCTATACAGCCAATGCCGGTGGTGCATGGGATAATGGTAAGAAATATGTGGAGAATGGACACTTTGGAGGCAAAGGTTCTGATGCCCATAAAGCTGCCGTGGTAGGTGATACTGTTGGAGACCCCCTCAAGGATACCGTTGGACCCTCTCTCGATATTCTCATAAAAATCATGGCAATTGTTTCGTTAATAGCTGTATCGATCTTTAGTAAATACAACTTGTTTTCACTTCTCATGAATTAG